The following coding sequences are from one Haliotis asinina isolate JCU_RB_2024 chromosome 3, JCU_Hal_asi_v2, whole genome shotgun sequence window:
- the LOC137277773 gene encoding 15-hydroxyprostaglandin dehydrogenase [NAD(+)]-like, whose product MQLKDKVVFITGGAQGFGRGVAEAVLKKGGKVCLADVKRDQGVATAKELQTSSGADDVFFVKCDVTNVAEFEDAFKAAVSKFGHVDIMCNNAGIMDERIWEKQLQINFTAVVRGTMMALNHMRKDKGGRGGVIINTVTKGLVPTMWFPVYGASKSAVYHFTSSWAQNPEMKAAEVRMASICPAGAKTALMDLEEDQIVQYAHFKQAMERMEQCTVDQVVEAFLLAMEDDTINGTALTIRAKEGVKKMTLKMVPAE is encoded by the exons ATGCAGCTGAAAGATAAGGTAGTGTTCATCACTGGCGGTGCACAGGGATTCGGTAGGGGCGTGGCTGAAGCAGTATTGAAGAAAGGTGGAAAG GTGTGTCTCGCAGATGTGAAGAGGGATCAAGGGGTGGCAACTGCTAAGGAACTACAAACTTCCAGCGGAGCTGATGATGTCTTCTTTGTGAAGTGTGACGTGACGAATGTTGCTGAATTTGAGG ATGCTTTCAAAGCTGCCGTGTCGAAATTTGGTCATGTTGATATAATGTGCAATAATGCAGGCATCATGGATGAACGGATATGGGAAAAACAGCTGCAAATCAACTTT ACAGCCGTTGTGCGGGGCACCATGATGGCGCTGAATCACATGAGGAAGGATAAAGGAGGCAGAGGCGGCGTCATCATCAACACGGTTACAAAgg GTTTGGTGCCTACAATGTGGTTCCCTGTTTATGGAGCTAGCAAGAGCGCTGTTTATCATTTCACGTCCAGTTGGGCA CAAAACCCTGAAATGAAGGCTGCCGAAGTTCGAATGGCCAGTATCTGCCCTGCGGGAGCTAAAACGGCTCTTATGGACTTGGAGGAAGACCAGATCGTACAATATGCACACTTCAAGCAGGCAATGGAACGTATGGAGCAATGCAC GGTAGACCAGGTGGTTGAGGCGTTCCTGTTGGCAATGGAGGACGACACCATCAACGGCACTGCCCTCACCATCAGAGCCAAAGAAGGTGTGAAGAAGATGACGCTGAAAATGGTCCCAGCCGAATAA
- the LOC137277772 gene encoding 15-hydroxyprostaglandin dehydrogenase [NAD(+)]-like — protein sequence MQLKDKVVFITGGAQGFGKAIAEAVLKKGAKVCLADVKRDQGEATAKELQTSSGADNVFFVKCDVTNVAEFEDAFKAAVSRFGHVDVMCNNAGIVDERIWEKELEINFTAVVRGTMMALNHMRKDKGGRGGVIINTASMAALLPTYWFPVYGASKSAVYHFTSSWAQNPDMKAAEVRLVSICPTGARTAFFDMDDDQIMQREHFIAQTVFCTVDQVVGAFLLAMQDDTINGTALTVRSKEGVVKMKLSMVPVE from the exons ATGCAGCTGAAGGATAAAGTAGTGTTCATCACTGGGGGTGCACAGGGATTTGGTAAAGCCATAGCTGAGGCAGTATTGAAGAAAGGGGCAAAG GTTTGTCTCGCAGATGTCAAGAGGGATCAAGGGGAGGCAACTGCCAAGGAACTACAAACTTCCAGCGGAGCTGATAATGTCTTCTTTGTAAAATGTGACGTGACTAATGTTGCCGAGTTTGAGG ATGCTTTCAAAGCTGCAGTCTCGAGATTTGGTCACGTTGACGTAATGTGCAACAATGCAGGCATAGTAGATGAACGAATATGGGAAAAAGAGCTTGAAATAAATTTC ACAGCTGTTGTGCGGGGCACTATGATGGCACTGAATCACATGAGGAAGGATAAAGGAGGTAGAGGTGGCGTCATCATCAACACGGCGTCAATGGCAG CTTTGCTACCTACATACTGGTTCCCTGTTTATGGAGCCAGTAAAAGCGCTGTTTATCACTTCACGTCGAGTTGGGCA CAAAACCCTGACATGAAAGCTGCTGAAGTTCGACTGGTCAGCATCTGCCCCACGGGTGCTAGGACGGCTTTTTTTGACATGGATGACGATCAGATCATGCAACGCGAACACTTCATAGCACAAACTGTGTTCTGCAC GGTAGACCAGGTGGTTGGGGCGTTCCTGTTGGCAATGCAGGACGACACCATCAACGGCACAGCCCTCACAGTCAGATCCAAAGAAGGTGTGGTGAAGATGAAGTTGAGCATGGTTCCTGTGGAATAA
- the LOC137277774 gene encoding 15-hydroxyprostaglandin dehydrogenase [NAD(+)]-like, giving the protein MQLKDKVVFITGGAQGFGRGVAEAVLKKGAKVCLADVKRDQGEATAKELQAASGADHVFFVKCDVTNVAGFEDAFKAAVSKFGHVDVMCNNAGILDERIWEKQLEINFTAVVRGTMMALNHMRKDKGGRGGVIINTASMAAMVPTYWFPVYGGCKSAVYHFTSSWAQNPEMKAAEVRLVTICPTGAKTALLDLDDDQIIQPADFIEDTVFCTVDQVVSAFLMAMEDDTINGTALTVRAKEGVEKMKLSMVPVD; this is encoded by the exons ATGCAGCTGAAGGATAAAGTAGTATTCATCACTGGAGGTGCACAGGGATTCGGGAGGGGCGTGGCTGAAGCAGTATTGAAGAAAGGTGCAAAG GTTTGTCTCGCAGATGTCAAGAGGGATCAAGGGGAGGCAACTGCCAAAGAACTACAGGCTGCCAGTGGAGCTGACCATGTCTTCTTTGTGAAATGTGACGTGACGAATGTTGCTGGGTTTGAGG ATGCTTTCAAAGCTGCCGTCTCGAAATTTGGTCACGTTGATGTAATGTGCAACAATGCAGGCATACTGGACGAACGGATATGGGAAAAACAGCTGGAAATCAACTTC ACAGCCGTTGTGCGGGGAACCATGATGGCGCTCAATCACATGAGGAAGGATAAAGGGGGTAGAGGCGGCGTCATCATCAACACCGCGTCAATGGCAG CTATGGTGCCTACATACTGGTTCCCTGTTTATGGAGGCTGTAAGAGCGCTGTATATCACTTCACGTCAAGTTGGGCA CAAAACCCTGAAATGAAGGCTGCCGAAGTTCGACTGGTCACCATCTGCCCCACGGGTGCTAAGACGGCCCTTTTGGACTTGGATGATGACCAGATCATACAACCTGCAGACTTCATAGAAGACACCGTGTTTTGCAC GGTAGACCAGGTGGTTAGCGCATTCCTAATGGCAATGGAGGACGACACCATCAACGGCACAGCCCTCACAGTTAGAGCCAAAGAAGGTGTGGAGAAGATGAAGTTGAGCATGGTTCCGGTGGACTGA